In the genome of Deltaproteobacteria bacterium, one region contains:
- a CDS encoding AIR synthase family protein produces MKAELPTIGKVSSEIFDEIILPQLGRKRPEILMGPRHGVDVGVVDLGQGQVMVTTTDPIFVVPPYGWERSGWFAVHILASDAVTSGIRPNYITMDLNLPLSITRDEFEALWGVMHRECDKIGMAVISGHTGRYEGCEYPMIGGATVIGIGPKDRYVTPDMARSGDVVILTKGAAIEAAGLFAVTFPKRVAERYGEKAAREAEEIFWQMSIVEDAFTAVEAGVREDGVTTMHDATECGVWGGLFEVAQASGVGMTIDKEKIIVQDAVRNVCDLFGIDPYSSISEGTLILTCRPHKAKEVVRRLGDKGIPASMVGEIVDPRQGMRYFENGTSHELIHPKVDPFWAAFGKAASQGS; encoded by the coding sequence GTGAAAGCGGAGTTGCCGACGATCGGTAAGGTGTCTTCGGAAATATTCGATGAGATCATCCTTCCCCAGCTTGGGCGGAAGCGCCCGGAAATCCTGATGGGTCCGCGTCATGGGGTGGATGTCGGGGTCGTCGATCTTGGGCAGGGGCAGGTGATGGTGACAACGACCGATCCCATCTTCGTCGTGCCCCCCTACGGGTGGGAGCGTTCCGGCTGGTTCGCGGTCCACATCCTGGCCTCCGATGCGGTCACATCGGGGATCCGGCCGAACTATATCACCATGGACCTGAATCTCCCCCTGTCCATCACACGGGATGAGTTCGAGGCGTTGTGGGGGGTGATGCACCGGGAGTGCGACAAGATCGGCATGGCCGTCATCTCCGGGCACACGGGCCGCTACGAAGGGTGCGAATATCCGATGATCGGCGGCGCCACGGTGATCGGCATCGGGCCCAAAGACCGATATGTCACCCCGGACATGGCGCGGTCGGGGGATGTCGTCATCCTCACCAAGGGGGCGGCCATCGAAGCGGCCGGCTTGTTCGCCGTCACCTTTCCCAAGCGCGTGGCGGAACGTTACGGAGAGAAGGCGGCGCGGGAGGCCGAGGAGATCTTCTGGCAGATGTCCATCGTCGAGGATGCCTTCACGGCGGTCGAGGCCGGAGTGAGGGAAGACGGGGTGACCACCATGCACGACGCGACCGAATGCGGGGTGTGGGGCGGACTGTTCGAGGTCGCCCAGGCGTCTGGCGTCGGCATGACGATCGACAAGGAGAAGATCATCGTGCAGGACGCGGTGCGGAACGTGTGCGACCTGTTCGGCATCGACCCGTATTCGTCGATCAGCGAGGGGACGCTGATCCTCACCTGTCGGCCGCACAAGGCGAAGGAAGTGGTCCGGCGGCTGGGCGACAAGGGGATCCCGGCGAGCATGGTGGGGGAGATCGTCGACCCGCGGCAGGGGATGCGTTACTTTGAAAACGGAACGTCCCATGAACTGATTCATCCCAAGGTGGATCCCTTTTGGGCCGCCTTCGGGAAAGCGGCGTCGCAGGGCAGCTGA
- a CDS encoding DUF5130 family protein codes for MGMKRIARHLMATQWIVNRAFPRDTLIAIDKAIKASEGTHHGEIRFAVEGALHIDPLLRGQTARERAIDVFSQLRIWDTERNNGVLIYLLLADRDVEIVADRGIDAKVGPEEWERICRKMESAFRQGDFQAGVVGGIQEVTRHLAEHFPPIGDDRNELQDEPVVL; via the coding sequence ATGGGCATGAAACGCATCGCGAGACATCTGATGGCGACCCAGTGGATCGTCAACCGTGCTTTTCCCCGCGACACGTTGATCGCGATCGACAAGGCGATCAAGGCGAGCGAGGGGACGCACCACGGCGAAATCCGGTTCGCGGTGGAAGGCGCGCTGCACATCGATCCACTCCTGCGGGGTCAAACCGCGAGAGAACGCGCGATCGACGTCTTTTCGCAGTTGCGGATATGGGACACCGAACGGAACAACGGCGTGCTGATTTACCTGCTGCTCGCGGACCGGGACGTCGAGATCGTCGCCGACCGCGGGATCGACGCGAAGGTGGGCCCGGAGGAATGGGAGAGGATATGCCGCAAAATGGAATCCGCGTTTCGACAGGGGGACTTTCAAGCTGGCGTGGTTGGCGGCATCCAGGAGGTGACGCGGCACCTGGCGGAACATTTCCCCCCGATCGGCGACGACCGGAACGAATTGCAGGATGAACCGGTGGTGCTGTAG
- a CDS encoding LemA family protein, whose protein sequence is MRKSWAVLAACITLILAGCGYNNFQRGDELIKSSWSEVLNQYQRRADLIPNLVNTVKGFAAQEKEVLLGVTNARAKVGGIQATPELINSPEAFAKFQSAQGELSGALSRLLVVSENYPQLKSDANFRDLQAQLEGTENRITVARNRYIKAVQEYNVTVRSFPSNLTAMAFGYKTKPNFTVENEKEVSKPPKVDFAPAPTKP, encoded by the coding sequence ATGCGCAAATCATGGGCGGTTCTGGCGGCGTGCATCACGTTGATCCTTGCCGGCTGCGGCTACAACAACTTTCAGCGGGGAGATGAGCTGATCAAGTCGAGCTGGTCCGAGGTCCTGAACCAGTACCAGCGCCGCGCGGACCTGATCCCCAACCTGGTGAACACCGTGAAGGGGTTTGCCGCCCAGGAAAAAGAGGTGCTGCTGGGGGTCACCAACGCCCGCGCCAAGGTCGGCGGCATCCAGGCGACCCCGGAGCTGATCAACAGCCCCGAGGCGTTTGCGAAGTTCCAGTCCGCCCAGGGAGAGCTGTCGGGAGCCCTTTCCCGGCTGCTGGTCGTGTCGGAAAACTATCCGCAGTTGAAATCCGACGCCAACTTCCGCGACCTGCAGGCGCAGCTCGAAGGCACCGAGAACCGGATCACGGTCGCTCGCAACCGCTACATCAAGGCGGTGCAGGAGTACAACGTGACGGTACGGTCCTTCCCGTCCAACCTGACGGCGATGGCGTTCGGGTATAAAACCAAACCCAACTTCACGGTGGAGAACGAGAAGGAAGTCTCCAAGCCCCCCAAAGTGGATTTCGCGCCTGCGCCGACGAAGCCGTAG
- the topA gene encoding type I DNA topoisomerase produces MAIPLLIVESPTKARTLARFLGDRYRVEASVGHVRDLPKNAKEVPEAIKGKKWASMAVDVDHDFQPYYVISSDRKGTIRELKAAVKEASEVLLATDPDREGESISWHLLELLKPKVPARRIVFHEITEEAVRSAIEHSRELDRNLVDAQESRRILDRLFGYQVSPVLWRRVAAGLSAGRVQSVAVRLVVEREEERKAFRKAEFWNLEARLSGEGREFTATLVRVEGKRVAIGKDFDSATGKLGSGEVTVLDGARSAALAETLRGSIPWEVTGVEEKPVTQRPAPPFTTSTLQQEANRKLGFSADRTMSAAQRLFDDGVISYHRTDSTTLSEKALQESGRTIRGMYGDEYYGGARRYQTKVKNAQEAHEAIRPTDFSLAPDKTGSRFHPDGARVYELVWKRAVASQMADAKLLRTTVEITAAGEGGAPCVFTASGKVIRFPGYLRAYVEGSDDPAADLGDRETLLPACRKGDRVSRPGDDAALSLLDLSPKSHETVPPARYTDASLVKRLEEDGIGRPSTYASIIKTILERGYVWRQGKALVPTFTALVVTAFLKEHFRTLVELDFTGRIEEKLDLISNGALGRLAFLREFYLGDGQEWPGLKTLVERDDWGDYPLIPLGEDPATGKRIVVKLGRFGPYVQRGDGGEGNTAPLSTDVAPADFGLDEALALLAAKAAGPRIVGVDPKTGMTVYVMNGMFGPYVQLGETPEKGKKGTKPPKGTKPPKPRRASLPKGELIDSVTLETALRLLSLPREIGLHPDDGAPIESNFGRFGPYVKHGDDFRSLESEEQVFTISLDESVELLRQPKRGRKRPFGAAKKAALKELGTNPDGAVIKLFDGRYGPYITDGGINATVPKGVTLESITLESALEWLAEKAAKGPAKRPRGRKAKKKS; encoded by the coding sequence ATGGCCATCCCACTACTGATCGTCGAGTCTCCCACGAAGGCCCGGACCCTTGCGCGTTTCCTGGGGGACCGATACCGCGTCGAGGCCAGCGTCGGCCACGTTCGCGACCTTCCGAAAAACGCCAAGGAGGTCCCGGAAGCCATCAAAGGCAAGAAATGGGCCTCCATGGCCGTGGATGTCGATCACGATTTCCAGCCCTATTACGTCATCTCGTCGGACCGCAAGGGAACGATCCGCGAATTGAAGGCAGCCGTGAAAGAGGCGTCGGAAGTTCTGCTTGCGACCGATCCGGATCGGGAGGGTGAGTCCATCAGTTGGCATCTTCTCGAATTGTTGAAACCGAAGGTGCCGGCCCGCCGAATCGTGTTTCATGAGATCACGGAAGAAGCGGTTCGCAGTGCGATCGAACATTCCCGGGAGCTCGATCGCAACCTGGTGGATGCGCAGGAAAGCCGACGGATCCTGGATCGTCTGTTCGGATACCAGGTGTCGCCCGTTCTTTGGCGAAGGGTTGCGGCGGGACTGAGCGCCGGCCGCGTCCAGAGCGTCGCGGTGCGGTTGGTTGTCGAGCGGGAGGAGGAGCGCAAGGCGTTCCGGAAAGCCGAATTCTGGAACCTCGAGGCGAGGTTGAGCGGGGAAGGCCGGGAGTTCACGGCGACGCTCGTTCGAGTGGAGGGGAAGCGTGTCGCCATCGGGAAGGATTTCGATTCCGCCACGGGGAAGCTGGGGAGCGGAGAGGTTACGGTACTCGACGGGGCGCGTTCCGCGGCGCTGGCGGAAACCTTGCGAGGCTCGATCCCCTGGGAGGTCACGGGGGTGGAGGAAAAGCCCGTGACGCAACGCCCGGCCCCGCCGTTCACCACCTCGACATTGCAGCAGGAAGCGAACCGCAAACTCGGATTCTCCGCCGACCGGACGATGTCGGCGGCGCAGAGGCTGTTCGATGATGGCGTGATCTCCTATCACCGAACCGATTCGACGACCCTGTCGGAAAAGGCGTTGCAGGAATCGGGACGCACGATCCGGGGAATGTATGGGGACGAATATTACGGCGGCGCGCGCCGGTATCAGACGAAGGTGAAGAACGCGCAGGAAGCTCACGAAGCGATTCGACCGACAGACTTCTCTTTGGCTCCCGACAAGACCGGAAGTCGCTTTCATCCGGACGGAGCCAGGGTGTACGAACTGGTCTGGAAGCGGGCGGTGGCGTCCCAAATGGCCGACGCGAAGCTGCTGCGCACGACCGTCGAGATCACCGCGGCCGGAGAGGGCGGCGCTCCGTGTGTCTTTACCGCTTCCGGCAAGGTCATCCGGTTCCCGGGGTACCTCCGCGCCTACGTGGAGGGGAGCGACGATCCGGCGGCCGACCTCGGTGATCGGGAGACATTGCTTCCGGCTTGCAGGAAGGGAGACCGTGTATCCCGGCCAGGGGACGATGCGGCCTTGTCCTTGCTGGACCTGTCGCCGAAATCGCACGAGACGGTCCCCCCGGCGCGGTACACCGACGCGTCGCTCGTCAAGCGGCTCGAAGAGGATGGCATCGGGCGTCCCTCCACCTACGCATCGATCATCAAGACCATATTGGAACGTGGGTACGTATGGCGCCAGGGGAAGGCGCTCGTCCCGACGTTTACGGCCCTCGTCGTCACGGCGTTCCTGAAGGAACATTTTCGGACACTGGTCGAGCTGGATTTCACCGGGCGCATCGAGGAGAAACTCGACCTCATTTCCAACGGCGCCCTGGGACGTCTTGCGTTCCTGCGGGAGTTCTATCTCGGGGACGGACAGGAATGGCCCGGCCTGAAAACATTGGTCGAGAGGGACGACTGGGGCGACTATCCGTTGATCCCGCTCGGCGAAGATCCGGCAACGGGGAAGCGGATCGTCGTTAAGCTCGGTCGTTTCGGGCCCTACGTCCAGCGGGGAGACGGCGGGGAGGGGAACACCGCGCCGCTATCGACGGACGTTGCCCCGGCCGACTTCGGGTTGGACGAGGCCCTCGCGCTGCTGGCGGCAAAGGCTGCCGGCCCGCGAATCGTCGGCGTTGATCCGAAGACGGGTATGACGGTGTACGTCATGAACGGAATGTTCGGGCCCTACGTGCAACTCGGCGAGACGCCGGAGAAGGGGAAAAAGGGTACGAAGCCTCCGAAGGGTACGAAGCCTCCGAAGCCTCGGAGGGCCTCTCTTCCGAAGGGGGAGTTGATCGACAGCGTCACTCTGGAAACCGCGTTGCGCTTATTGTCGCTGCCGCGGGAGATCGGTCTCCATCCGGACGACGGCGCACCGATCGAATCGAATTTCGGCCGCTTTGGCCCTTACGTGAAGCATGGGGACGACTTCCGGTCGCTGGAATCCGAGGAACAGGTGTTCACGATTTCACTTGATGAATCCGTGGAGTTGCTCCGGCAACCGAAACGCGGCCGGAAGCGTCCGTTCGGCGCCGCAAAGAAAGCCGCACTCAAGGAACTCGGCACGAATCCGGATGGGGCGGTCATCAAATTATTTGACGGGCGCTACGGACCCTACATAACCGACGGCGGGATCAATGCCACGGTGCCGAAAGGTGTTACGCTCGAATCGATCACCCTCGAAAGCGCCTTGGAGTGGTTGGCCGAGAAGGCGGCGAAGGGACCCGCGAAAAGACCACGGGGCCGCAAGGCGAAAAAGAAATCATAG
- a CDS encoding YgcG family protein, whose amino-acid sequence MAVKTARASLLAIVLCWAVVAGAQVPVPPLGGRVTDQTATLTDEQKSSLEQTLRSFEARKGSQVAVLIVPSTAPETIEQYALRVAEQWKPGRKNVDDGALLVVAKDDRTLRIEVGYGLEGALNDATGKRIISEIIVPRFRQGDYFGGIAAGVDRILRVIDGEALPKPEERRSGRTRGIGSLLPIMMILALVVGAVLHTVLGRFPGAVVTAGAVSVVAWMLVGVISVALIAGVIAFLFTLIGGGMGGRGLGGRGYGGGGFGGGGFGGGGFSGGGFSGGGGGFGGGGASGSW is encoded by the coding sequence ATGGCGGTGAAGACGGCAAGGGCGTCCCTGCTGGCGATCGTGCTCTGCTGGGCCGTCGTCGCCGGCGCACAGGTCCCGGTTCCACCGTTGGGCGGGCGCGTCACCGACCAGACCGCCACACTCACCGATGAACAGAAATCCTCCCTGGAACAGACCTTGCGGTCGTTCGAAGCCAGGAAAGGGAGCCAGGTCGCGGTTCTCATCGTTCCCTCCACCGCGCCGGAAACGATCGAGCAATACGCCTTGCGCGTCGCGGAGCAGTGGAAACCGGGGCGGAAGAACGTGGATGACGGGGCGCTTCTTGTCGTCGCGAAGGACGACCGGACGCTGCGGATCGAGGTGGGGTATGGCCTCGAAGGGGCGCTCAATGACGCCACCGGCAAGCGCATCATCAGCGAGATCATCGTGCCGCGGTTCCGGCAGGGGGATTACTTCGGCGGCATCGCCGCCGGGGTCGACCGGATCCTGCGCGTGATCGACGGAGAGGCGTTGCCGAAACCCGAAGAAAGGCGCTCCGGCCGGACCCGGGGGATCGGCTCGCTTCTTCCCATCATGATGATCCTTGCGCTCGTCGTGGGCGCGGTGCTGCACACCGTGCTGGGCAGGTTTCCCGGCGCGGTCGTCACCGCCGGGGCAGTGTCCGTCGTCGCCTGGATGCTGGTCGGTGTGATCTCCGTCGCACTGATCGCGGGGGTGATCGCATTCCTGTTCACGCTGATCGGCGGCGGCATGGGCGGGCGTGGCCTTGGGGGGCGTGGTTACGGCGGCGGCGGATTCGGCGGTGGGGGTTTCGGCGGAGGCGGTTTCAGCGGAGGCGGTTTCAGCGGAGGCGGCGGCGGGTTCGGTGGCGGCGGCGCGTCGGGGAGCTGGTGA